In Thauera aromatica K172, one DNA window encodes the following:
- the cutA gene encoding divalent-cation tolerance protein CutA, translating to MNAPPQSPLLIVLTTLPDPAAAQALAATLIEDGLAACVNVLAPCTSVYRWQGKIETATETPLLIKTTAAVYPALEAAIGARHPYELPEIVAVPVERGLPAYLDWVRTNATPSLPPPARSDPSAE from the coding sequence ATGAACGCACCGCCCCAGAGCCCCCTCCTGATCGTCCTCACCACCCTCCCCGACCCGGCTGCCGCCCAGGCGCTGGCGGCGACGCTGATCGAGGACGGGCTGGCGGCGTGCGTCAATGTGCTCGCTCCCTGCACCTCGGTCTATCGCTGGCAGGGCAAAATCGAAACGGCCACCGAGACCCCGCTCCTGATCAAAACCACCGCCGCCGTCTATCCTGCGCTGGAGGCGGCGATCGGGGCCCGCCACCCCTACGAACTTCCCGAAATCGTGGCGGTCCCTGTGGAGCGGGGCCTGCCCGCCTACCTCGACTGGGTGCGCACGAACGCCACACCGTCCCTGCCGCCTCCAGCCCGATCCGACCCTTCAGCCGAATGA
- the dsbD gene encoding protein-disulfide reductase DsbD — translation MPHLLLHRTLWLLAMLASLFASAAHANPIAPEKAFALRAQALDAQTVEVVFEVTKDYYLYGDKFRFEAEPATVVFGTPEKPAGERHRDEFFGEVETHRGELRILLPVQAPAGLTRFELIATSQGCWDGGICYPPTTQSAAIDLAAPPKPAASGVLGKLLGSDTAGTAPAATLAALPDASATPPDVVSGDESGDVARLLAGASVPLILASFFGFGLLLAFTPCTFPMIPILSGIIVGQGHKVSHMRAFALSLAYVLGMAATYALAGVAAGVTGTMLTAALQNVWVLTAFALVFVLLSLSMFGFYELQLPSALQSRLADSASHSKGGSLGGVTAMGVLSALIVGPCVAAPLAGALLYIARTGDAVLGGWALFAMGLGMGAPLLAVGVASRSLLPKVGPWMEGVKQTFGVLLLAVALWMLTPVLPALAAMLGWAALLLFSGIFLHALDPLPAHARGWMRLGKGVGVALAIAGAAVLVGALAGSRDPLQPLAVLRAQAGGAVTQPQFEKVRSIAELDARLAATDRPVMLDFYADWCVSCKEMERFTFTDPRVAERMGQMLLLKADVTANDDEHKALLKRFGLFGPPGILFFDARGQERQGLRVVGFMKAEPFASVLERAL, via the coding sequence ATGCCCCACCTCCTCCTGCATCGCACCCTGTGGCTGCTTGCCATGCTCGCGAGCCTGTTCGCCTCCGCCGCGCACGCCAACCCGATCGCACCCGAAAAGGCGTTCGCGCTGCGCGCGCAGGCGCTCGATGCGCAGACGGTGGAAGTCGTGTTCGAGGTGACCAAGGACTACTACCTGTACGGCGACAAGTTCCGCTTCGAGGCCGAACCCGCCACGGTCGTCTTCGGCACGCCTGAGAAACCCGCCGGCGAACGCCACCGGGACGAGTTCTTCGGCGAAGTCGAAACCCACCGCGGCGAGTTGCGCATCCTGCTGCCGGTGCAGGCGCCGGCGGGCCTCACCCGCTTCGAGCTAATCGCCACCAGCCAGGGCTGCTGGGACGGCGGCATCTGCTACCCGCCCACCACGCAGAGCGCGGCAATCGACCTCGCCGCCCCCCCGAAACCGGCCGCAAGCGGCGTTCTCGGCAAACTGCTCGGCAGCGACACCGCCGGGACAGCCCCGGCCGCCACCCTGGCGGCCCTCCCGGACGCCAGCGCGACGCCACCGGACGTGGTCTCCGGCGACGAAAGCGGCGACGTCGCCCGCCTCCTCGCCGGCGCCAGTGTGCCGCTGATCCTCGCCAGCTTCTTCGGCTTCGGCCTGCTGCTGGCGTTCACGCCGTGCACCTTCCCGATGATTCCGATCCTGTCCGGAATCATCGTCGGCCAGGGACACAAGGTCTCGCACATGCGCGCCTTCGCGCTGTCGCTGGCCTACGTGCTGGGGATGGCGGCCACCTACGCCCTGGCCGGCGTCGCCGCCGGCGTCACCGGCACGATGCTGACCGCGGCGCTGCAGAACGTATGGGTGCTGACGGCCTTCGCCCTGGTGTTCGTGCTGCTGTCGCTGTCGATGTTCGGCTTCTACGAGCTGCAGCTGCCCTCCGCGCTGCAAAGCCGGCTCGCCGACAGCGCCAGCCACAGCAAGGGCGGCAGCCTGGGCGGAGTGACCGCGATGGGCGTGCTCTCGGCGCTGATCGTCGGCCCCTGCGTGGCCGCACCGCTGGCCGGCGCGCTGCTCTACATCGCCCGGACCGGGGACGCCGTGCTCGGCGGCTGGGCACTGTTCGCGATGGGGCTGGGGATGGGCGCGCCGCTGCTCGCGGTGGGGGTGGCGTCGCGCTCGCTGCTGCCCAAGGTGGGGCCGTGGATGGAAGGCGTGAAGCAGACCTTCGGCGTACTGCTGCTGGCGGTGGCGCTGTGGATGCTGACTCCGGTACTGCCGGCGCTGGCGGCGATGCTGGGGTGGGCGGCGCTGCTGCTGTTTTCCGGCATCTTCCTGCATGCGCTCGACCCCCTGCCTGCGCATGCACGGGGCTGGATGCGTCTGGGCAAGGGCGTCGGCGTGGCGCTCGCGATCGCCGGCGCGGCGGTCCTGGTGGGGGCGCTTGCCGGCTCGCGCGACCCGCTGCAGCCGCTCGCCGTGCTGCGCGCCCAGGCCGGGGGGGCGGTGACGCAGCCGCAGTTCGAAAAAGTGCGCTCGATCGCCGAGCTCGACGCGCGGCTGGCCGCCACCGACCGCCCGGTCATGCTCGATTTCTATGCCGACTGGTGCGTGTCGTGCAAGGAAATGGAGCGCTTCACCTTCACCGATCCCCGCGTCGCCGAGCGCATGGGCCAGATGCTGCTGCTGAAGGCCGACGTCACCGCCAACGACGACGAGCACAAGGCCCTGCTCAAGCGCTTCGGCCTGTTCGGCCCGCCCGGCATCCTCTTCTTCGACGCCCGCGGCCAGGAGCGCCAGGGGCTGCGCGTGGTCGGCTTCATGAAGGCCGAGCCCTTCGCCAGCGTGCTGGAGCGCGCCCTGTAG
- a CDS encoding riboflavin synthase, with translation MFSGIIAAVGRIEHIEPLAGGVRLTVDTCGLDLGDVIVGDSIANSGVCLTVIARDGAKVKFDVSRETLDCTVGLDLAGAEVNLEKALSLADRLGGHLVTGHVDGVGEVLKFEPVGESHELVIRAPAAIAGYIAKKGSITVNGVSLTVNRVEGRDFSINLIPHTVAVTNLKHLSAGSRVNLEIDLIARYVERMLAWRSEEAGSAA, from the coding sequence ATGTTTTCCGGCATCATCGCGGCGGTCGGCCGCATCGAACACATCGAGCCGCTCGCCGGAGGCGTGCGCCTGACCGTCGACACCTGCGGCCTCGATCTCGGGGACGTCATCGTCGGCGACAGCATCGCCAACAGCGGCGTGTGCCTCACCGTGATCGCGCGCGACGGCGCCAAAGTGAAGTTCGACGTCTCGCGCGAGACGCTCGACTGCACCGTCGGCCTCGACCTCGCCGGCGCCGAAGTCAACCTGGAAAAGGCGCTGAGCCTGGCCGACCGCCTCGGCGGGCACCTCGTCACCGGCCACGTCGACGGGGTCGGCGAAGTGCTCAAGTTCGAACCGGTGGGCGAGAGCCACGAACTCGTGATCCGCGCCCCGGCGGCGATCGCCGGCTACATCGCGAAGAAAGGCTCGATCACCGTGAACGGCGTCAGCCTCACCGTCAATCGCGTCGAAGGGCGCGACTTCTCGATCAACCTGATCCCGCACACGGTCGCGGTCACCAACCTCAAGCACCTGAGCGCCGGCAGCCGGGTCAATCTCGAAATCGACCTCATCGCGCGCTACGTCGAGCGCATGCTCGCCTGGCGCAGCGAGGAAGCCGGCTCCGCGGCCTGA
- the ribBA gene encoding bifunctional 3,4-dihydroxy-2-butanone-4-phosphate synthase/GTP cyclohydrolase II, with the protein MSALAPITDIIADIKAGKMVILVDEEDRENEGDLVMAAEFVTPEAINFMARYGRGLICLTLTDERCRQLGLQQMVRDNRTPHGTAFTVSIEAATGVTTGISAHDRARTVQVAVARHAKPDDIVTPGHIFPLTAQKGGVLIRAGHTEAGCDLAQLAGLEPAAVICEILKDDGTMARLPDLIDFGKEHGLKIGAIRDLIEYRAATEHLVEKVSEKDVDTPHGRFRLTAFEEKTSGDIHFALSRGDITPERETLVRVHEPISVLDFLDSGSGKHSFPVNQALAALAAAEAGVIVLLYRPQSGRELLACLDGNLDRPPVKWDARLFGVGAQILRALNVGKMRLLASPRKIPSMTGFGLEITGFVDKN; encoded by the coding sequence ATGAGCGCACTCGCGCCGATCACCGACATCATCGCCGACATCAAGGCCGGCAAAATGGTCATCCTGGTCGACGAGGAAGACCGCGAGAACGAGGGCGACCTCGTCATGGCGGCCGAATTCGTCACTCCGGAAGCGATCAACTTCATGGCCCGATACGGCCGCGGCCTGATCTGCCTGACGCTCACCGACGAGCGCTGCCGCCAGCTCGGCCTGCAGCAGATGGTGCGCGACAACCGCACCCCGCACGGCACCGCGTTCACGGTCTCGATCGAAGCCGCCACCGGCGTCACCACCGGCATTTCGGCGCACGATCGCGCGCGCACCGTGCAGGTCGCCGTCGCCCGCCACGCCAAGCCGGACGACATCGTCACTCCCGGCCACATCTTCCCGCTCACCGCGCAGAAGGGCGGCGTGCTGATCCGCGCCGGCCACACCGAGGCCGGCTGCGACCTCGCCCAGCTCGCCGGACTGGAGCCGGCCGCGGTGATCTGCGAGATCCTCAAGGACGACGGCACCATGGCCCGCCTGCCCGATCTCATCGACTTCGGCAAGGAGCACGGCCTCAAGATCGGCGCCATCCGCGACCTGATCGAATACCGCGCCGCCACCGAGCACCTGGTGGAGAAGGTCAGCGAGAAGGACGTCGACACGCCGCATGGCCGCTTCCGCCTCACTGCCTTCGAGGAAAAGACTTCGGGCGACATCCATTTCGCCCTCTCGCGCGGCGACATCACGCCCGAGCGCGAAACCCTGGTGCGGGTGCACGAGCCGATCTCGGTGCTCGACTTCCTCGACTCCGGCAGCGGCAAGCACAGCTTCCCCGTCAACCAGGCGCTCGCCGCCCTGGCCGCGGCCGAAGCCGGCGTGATCGTGCTGCTGTACCGCCCCCAATCGGGGCGTGAACTACTGGCCTGCCTCGACGGCAACCTGGACCGCCCGCCCGTGAAATGGGACGCGCGCCTGTTCGGCGTCGGTGCCCAGATCCTGCGCGCGCTCAACGTCGGCAAGATGCGCCTGCTCGCCAGCCCGCGCAAGATCCCGAGCATGACCGGCTTCGGCCTCGAAATCACCGGTTTCGTCGACAAGAACTGA